From Streptomyces sp. HUAS MG91, the proteins below share one genomic window:
- a CDS encoding elongation factor G-like protein EF-G2, which translates to MGDKANGHPGAAGRATTADHPASVRNVVLVGHSGSGKTTLVEALALTAGAVNRAGRVEDGTCVSDYDEIEHRQQRSVQLSLVPVEWGGFKINLLDTPGYADFVGELRAGLRAADAALFVVSAADGPETMAGATRMVWDECAAVDMPRAIVVTHLEAARAGFGEVTRACAESFGGDDPDAVLPLYLPLHGAQGADGHASVTGLIGLLSERLYDYASGERKESEPDAGQLPRIEEARNRLIEGIIAESEDETLMDRYLGGEDVDVKTLVEDLERAVARGVFHPVLAAAPAAEGGRQGIGTVELLELITGGFPSPLERAAPAVTTPGGAARAVTSCDPDGPLVAEVVKTASDPYVGRVSLVRVFSGTLRPDETVHVSGHGLADRGHEDRALHEADERVGSLSAPFGKQQRSLTHCIAGDLACVAKLNRAETGDTLSAKDDPLLMTPWDMPDPLLPLAIQAHSKADEDKLSQGLSRLVAEDPTMRLEQNQDTHQVVLWCLGEAHADVALERLRSRYGVQVDVIGHKVSLRETFAGRSAGRGRHVKQSGGHGQYAICEIEVEPLPGGSGIQFVDKVVGGAVPRQFIPSVEKGVRAQATKGVAAGYPLIDVRVTLLDGKAHSVDSSDAAFQTAGALALREAAADTRIHLLEPVAEVQVLVGDDYVGAVMSDLSGRRGRVVGTEQAPGGRTLVRAEVPEIEIGRYAVDLRSLSHGTARFSRRYARHEPMPPQIGDRIREQAGNTP; encoded by the coding sequence ATGGGCGACAAGGCGAACGGACATCCCGGAGCCGCCGGCAGGGCGACGACGGCCGACCATCCCGCGTCCGTACGGAATGTGGTGCTGGTCGGCCACAGCGGATCGGGCAAGACGACCCTGGTGGAGGCGCTCGCGCTGACCGCGGGGGCGGTGAACCGGGCGGGCCGGGTCGAGGACGGCACGTGCGTCTCCGACTACGACGAGATCGAGCACCGCCAGCAGCGCTCGGTCCAGCTCTCCCTCGTCCCGGTGGAGTGGGGCGGCTTCAAGATCAATCTGCTGGACACCCCCGGCTACGCGGATTTCGTCGGGGAACTGAGGGCCGGTCTGCGGGCTGCGGACGCGGCCCTTTTCGTGGTCTCGGCGGCGGACGGCCCCGAGACCATGGCCGGGGCCACCCGGATGGTGTGGGACGAGTGCGCGGCGGTCGACATGCCGCGGGCCATCGTGGTCACCCACCTGGAGGCGGCCCGGGCCGGCTTCGGGGAGGTGACCCGCGCCTGCGCCGAGTCGTTCGGCGGCGACGACCCCGACGCCGTCCTGCCGCTGTACCTGCCGCTGCACGGGGCGCAGGGGGCGGACGGGCACGCGTCGGTGACGGGGCTGATCGGGCTGCTCTCCGAGCGGCTGTACGACTACGCGTCGGGCGAACGCAAGGAGTCCGAGCCCGACGCCGGGCAGCTGCCGCGGATCGAGGAGGCCCGCAACCGGCTCATCGAGGGGATCATCGCGGAGAGCGAGGACGAGACCCTGATGGACCGCTATCTGGGCGGCGAGGACGTCGACGTCAAGACGCTTGTCGAGGACCTGGAGCGGGCGGTGGCGCGGGGTGTCTTCCACCCGGTGCTCGCCGCGGCCCCGGCCGCCGAGGGCGGTCGGCAGGGCATCGGGACGGTCGAACTCCTGGAGCTGATCACGGGCGGTTTCCCGAGCCCCCTGGAGCGCGCGGCGCCGGCCGTGACGACACCGGGCGGGGCGGCCCGCGCGGTCACGTCCTGCGATCCGGACGGCCCGCTGGTCGCGGAGGTCGTGAAGACCGCCTCCGATCCCTATGTCGGCCGGGTCTCCCTCGTACGGGTCTTCTCCGGCACCCTGCGCCCGGACGAGACGGTGCACGTGTCGGGGCACGGGCTCGCGGACCGCGGCCACGAGGATCGCGCCCTCCACGAGGCGGACGAGCGGGTCGGGTCCCTGTCGGCGCCGTTCGGCAAGCAGCAGCGCTCCCTGACGCACTGCATCGCCGGCGATCTCGCCTGCGTGGCGAAGCTGAACCGGGCGGAGACCGGCGACACGCTCTCCGCGAAGGACGACCCGCTGCTGATGACACCGTGGGACATGCCGGACCCGCTGCTGCCGCTGGCGATCCAGGCGCACAGCAAGGCCGACGAGGACAAGCTGTCGCAGGGCCTGTCGCGGCTGGTCGCGGAGGATCCGACGATGCGGCTCGAACAGAACCAGGACACCCATCAGGTGGTGCTGTGGTGTCTGGGCGAGGCGCACGCGGACGTCGCGCTGGAGCGGCTGCGCAGCCGGTACGGCGTCCAGGTCGACGTCATCGGGCACAAGGTCTCCCTGCGGGAGACGTTCGCGGGCCGGTCGGCGGGGCGCGGCCGCCATGTGAAGCAGTCCGGCGGGCACGGGCAGTACGCGATCTGCGAGATCGAGGTGGAACCGCTGCCCGGCGGCTCGGGCATCCAGTTCGTGGACAAGGTCGTCGGCGGGGCCGTGCCGCGCCAGTTCATCCCGTCCGTGGAGAAGGGCGTGCGGGCGCAGGCCACCAAGGGGGTCGCCGCCGGGTATCCGCTGATCGACGTGCGGGTGACGCTGCTCGACGGCAAGGCGCACTCGGTGGACTCCTCGGACGCGGCGTTCCAGACGGCGGGCGCGCTGGCGCTGCGGGAGGCCGCCGCCGACACCCGGATCCATCTCCTGGAGCCGGTGGCCGAGGTCCAGGTCCTGGTCGGCGACGATTACGTGGGGGCGGTGATGAGCGACCTGTCCGGGCGGCGCGGCCGCGTCGTCGGCACCGAACAGGCGCCGGGCGGGCGCACCCTCGTACGGGCCGAGGTGCCGGAGATCGAGATCGGCCGGTACGCGGTCGACCTGCGCTCCCTGTCGCACGGCACGGCACGCTTCAGCCGCAGGTATGCCCGGCACGAGCCGATGCCGCCGCAGATCGGCGACCGGATCCGCGAACAGGCCGGGAACACGCCGTAG